A single window of Ralstonia sp. RRA DNA harbors:
- the tnpB gene encoding IS66 family insertion sequence element accessory protein TnpB (TnpB, as the term is used for proteins encoded by IS66 family insertion elements, is considered an accessory protein, since TnpC, encoded by a neighboring gene, is a DDE family transposase.) produces the protein MRAGTETILARVVKVFGAARPHHAYLFANKSSTRMKVLVYDGFGIWLAARRLNKGRFIWTNGDQAIATALNPEQLRALVTGLPWQTLTHDHAITVV, from the coding sequence ATGCGCGCCGGTACCGAAACGATCCTCGCGCGGGTCGTCAAGGTGTTCGGCGCGGCACGCCCCCACCACGCCTACCTGTTTGCCAATAAGAGTTCGACGCGCATGAAGGTGCTGGTCTACGACGGCTTCGGCATCTGGCTGGCCGCGCGGCGCCTCAACAAGGGGCGCTTCATCTGGACGAACGGCGACCAGGCGATCGCCACGGCGCTCAATCCCGAGCAATTGCGTGCGCTGGTGACGGGGCTGCCTTGGCAGACGCTCACCCACGACCACGCGATCACGGTCGTGTAA
- a CDS encoding IS66 family transposase — protein sequence MNLPTNLDALSPDELRTLAAQLMAQVGEKDRELRYRQAKIDQLTHELAIHKRWKFGKRSEQLTSEQASLLDEAIDADLEAIETELEALLPSSKSEAKSKPKRQALPPQLPRTDIHHEPDAETCTCGCALKRIGEDISEKLDYTPGTFTVERHIRGKWVCDQCETLVQTPVPPHVIDKGIPTAGLLAHTLVSKFGDHLPLYRQERIYARAGLAIPQSTLGAWVGICGVRLQPLVDALQEEVLSHGVLHADETPVQMLAPGNGKTHRAYLWAYAPSEFEKMRAVIYQFAPSRSGEHARAFLGQWQGKLVCDDFAGYKASFDGGVTEIGCMAHSRRKFFELHDKHKSELAGQALRYMVSLYEIEAQVRDAEPDQRLAARQQRAGPILERLHAWLEEQRRRVPDGSAIARAIDYSLKRWPALVRYLDDPTVPIDNNHVERQIRPVALGRSNWLFAGSLRAGQRAAAVMSLIQSAKLNGHDPYAYLKDVLTRLPTHKAADIAELLPHRWTPSAT from the coding sequence ATGAACCTACCCACCAACCTCGATGCCCTGAGCCCGGACGAACTGCGCACACTGGCTGCGCAGTTGATGGCCCAGGTCGGCGAGAAGGACCGGGAGTTGCGGTACCGGCAAGCCAAGATCGACCAGCTCACACACGAGCTGGCCATCCACAAGCGCTGGAAGTTCGGCAAGCGCAGCGAGCAACTGACATCTGAACAGGCGAGTCTGCTGGACGAAGCCATTGACGCAGACCTCGAGGCGATTGAGACCGAACTGGAAGCGCTCCTGCCGTCGTCCAAATCTGAAGCCAAGAGCAAGCCCAAGCGCCAGGCATTGCCGCCGCAGTTGCCGCGCACCGACATCCACCACGAGCCGGACGCAGAGACCTGCACCTGTGGGTGTGCGCTCAAGCGCATTGGCGAAGACATCAGCGAGAAGCTGGACTACACGCCGGGCACGTTCACCGTGGAGCGTCACATCCGCGGCAAATGGGTGTGCGATCAGTGTGAGACGCTGGTGCAGACGCCGGTGCCACCCCACGTCATCGACAAAGGCATCCCGACGGCCGGACTGCTGGCACATACGCTGGTGTCCAAGTTCGGCGACCACCTTCCCCTGTATCGGCAGGAGCGCATCTATGCGCGCGCCGGTCTGGCCATCCCGCAATCGACACTGGGCGCGTGGGTGGGCATCTGTGGCGTGCGTCTGCAACCGCTGGTGGACGCCCTGCAAGAAGAGGTTCTGAGCCACGGTGTTCTGCACGCCGACGAAACGCCAGTGCAGATGCTCGCGCCCGGCAATGGCAAGACGCACCGCGCCTACCTGTGGGCCTATGCGCCGAGCGAGTTCGAGAAGATGCGCGCGGTGATTTACCAGTTTGCGCCCAGCCGCAGCGGCGAGCACGCTCGCGCGTTCCTGGGGCAGTGGCAAGGCAAGCTGGTATGTGATGACTTCGCCGGCTACAAGGCCAGCTTCGACGGTGGCGTCACTGAGATCGGTTGCATGGCCCATTCGCGGCGCAAGTTCTTTGAACTGCACGACAAGCACAAGAGCGAATTGGCGGGCCAGGCACTGCGCTACATGGTGAGCTTGTACGAGATCGAGGCGCAAGTGCGGGATGCTGAGCCAGACCAGCGCCTGGCAGCGCGGCAACAAAGGGCTGGCCCGATTCTAGAGCGGCTGCACGCCTGGCTCGAGGAACAGCGACGCCGCGTCCCAGACGGCTCGGCGATCGCGCGGGCCATTGACTACAGCCTCAAGCGGTGGCCGGCTCTCGTGCGTTACCTCGACGACCCGACGGTGCCCATCGACAACAACCACGTCGAGCGACAGATCCGGCCGGTTGCCCTGGGTCGCTCCAATTGGTTGTTTGCAGGCTCACTGCGCGCCGGTCAACGCGCGGCTGCCGTCATGAGCCTGATCCAATCGGCCAAGCTCAACGGGCACGATCCCTACGCCTATCTGAAAGACGTCCTCACGCGACTGCCGACCCACAAGGCGGCCGACATCGCCGAACTGCTCCCGCATCGCTGGACGCCCAGCGCCACCTAG
- a CDS encoding iron-sulfur cluster-binding domain-containing protein has protein sequence MLTEIEHLEQARIHVDQHCVGRPLDIGAIVSNAPKNAHFYCCGPLPMLNAFEAATAAVPADQVHVECFAPKQLAALDGGYIVQLNKTGQEFAVPQGKAILQVLREAGVSAPYSCEEGICGACQVNVLFGVPDHRDSALSASERESGKTMLICCSGSKSERIVIDF, from the coding sequence GTGCTTACGGAAATTGAGCATCTGGAGCAGGCGCGCATTCACGTTGATCAGCATTGCGTAGGTCGACCCCTCGATATCGGCGCAATCGTTTCCAATGCACCCAAGAACGCGCATTTCTACTGCTGCGGGCCGCTGCCTATGCTCAATGCTTTCGAGGCTGCAACCGCAGCGGTACCGGCTGATCAGGTGCACGTAGAATGTTTCGCACCGAAACAGTTGGCCGCGCTCGATGGCGGTTACATCGTGCAACTGAATAAGACCGGGCAGGAATTCGCTGTTCCGCAAGGAAAGGCCATTCTTCAGGTGCTGCGCGAAGCCGGTGTAAGCGCGCCATATTCGTGCGAGGAGGGCATTTGCGGAGCATGCCAGGTCAACGTGTTATTCGGAGTCCCTGATCACCGCGACAGCGCGTTGAGCGCGAGCGAGCGCGAATCCGGAAAAACGATGCTCATCTGCTGCTCCGGTTCGAAAAGCGAGCGGATTGTGATTGACTTCTAG
- a CDS encoding MarR family transcriptional regulator, with amino-acid sequence MGTAKSTPRKQTDERIAHLVKEAYRGLSKALQIRLKEHDVMYGHWTFLRILWQTDGITQRQLSAQAGVMEPTTFAALQSMEKLGYVNVTRQKMPDSRKQVRVFLTPKGAALRAVLVPAAEEVNEIAVTNIPANDVTLVRKTLVAIIENLARAEELGSDKSAGHEETPTTKRVRKSAARS; translated from the coding sequence ATGGGCACGGCGAAATCCACACCGCGCAAGCAAACTGATGAACGCATAGCACACCTAGTCAAGGAGGCGTATCGAGGCTTGTCGAAGGCGTTACAGATTCGTTTGAAGGAACACGACGTCATGTACGGTCATTGGACGTTCTTGCGCATCCTCTGGCAAACCGACGGAATCACGCAGCGACAGTTGAGCGCACAGGCCGGCGTCATGGAGCCGACCACCTTCGCGGCGCTACAGTCGATGGAAAAGCTCGGCTATGTCAATGTCACGCGCCAGAAGATGCCGGACAGCCGCAAGCAGGTCCGAGTGTTCCTCACGCCGAAGGGCGCCGCGCTGCGCGCCGTCCTGGTGCCAGCCGCCGAGGAAGTTAACGAAATCGCGGTGACCAACATTCCGGCGAATGACGTCACCCTCGTTCGCAAGACGCTTGTCGCCATTATTGAAAACCTCGCGCGCGCGGAAGAACTAGGATCAGATAAGAGTGCCGGACACGAAGAGACCCCGACGACCAAACGGGTACGAAAAAGTGCGGCGCGGAGCTAG
- the gmtY gene encoding gamma-mobile-trio recombinase GmtY, producing the protein MRDKIRADTPTILLVVGADPLEQLLEFFREKCLSLSAERTYAQATGRFIEWLSVRAIEFSDATKRSLLFNAFAHDLRFGTYRAGEDLYGLYWRPTSHQNMGRLTRALLHFSDWLNSRLGTTLLNPIHHQASPAEQLIFWRRWNKQRLGSLLAHTKGRSGAEADVHTSRKLRLPRDRNSVLQEVKAFPAEHLEHLLWRGFANPGNEQDPRLWMKYKLRDILITLLCAYGGCRASEPLHLWVEDVLVDPDDAELALVLVHEPNDGLAEYTDPMTGVRRRTTRADFLQRFCGGRKPLTRETGRRHAGWKGSLLTHRERRAFQVFWIDKNAGRLFLTLWRLYIQHVRPVVPQVPWAFLTKDGQPLGVEGFADSFQAAVRRIGLTPGKWAGTTTHGLRHRYGQWLNDLGLGDKEGQVAMHHVNARSQDVYRQRGVSGVAAAIGNLSITSLPHFTETA; encoded by the coding sequence GTGCGAGACAAGATCCGTGCCGACACCCCAACCATACTTTTAGTCGTAGGCGCCGATCCTCTCGAGCAGTTGTTGGAGTTCTTTAGAGAAAAGTGCTTATCGCTGTCAGCGGAGCGCACCTACGCGCAGGCTACAGGCCGGTTTATCGAATGGCTGTCGGTGCGCGCCATCGAATTCAGCGACGCTACAAAGCGCAGCCTGCTGTTCAACGCATTCGCGCACGACCTGAGATTCGGAACATACAGGGCGGGAGAGGACCTCTATGGCCTTTATTGGCGGCCCACCAGTCACCAGAATATGGGGCGGCTGACTCGTGCCCTACTCCACTTTAGCGACTGGCTTAACAGCCGCCTCGGCACCACCCTGCTGAATCCGATTCACCATCAAGCTTCGCCAGCAGAGCAGCTGATCTTCTGGAGAAGATGGAATAAGCAAAGGCTGGGCTCACTCTTGGCTCACACCAAAGGGCGGTCGGGTGCCGAGGCAGACGTCCATACCAGCCGGAAACTGCGGCTTCCGAGAGACCGGAATTCGGTGCTCCAGGAAGTTAAGGCCTTTCCCGCAGAGCACCTCGAACATTTACTTTGGCGCGGCTTTGCCAATCCTGGTAATGAACAGGATCCTCGCCTCTGGATGAAATACAAGTTACGCGACATTCTCATAACCCTACTCTGCGCGTACGGCGGCTGTCGGGCTTCTGAGCCACTTCACCTATGGGTGGAAGACGTTCTCGTGGATCCTGACGACGCCGAACTGGCATTGGTGCTAGTGCACGAACCCAACGACGGCTTAGCTGAATACACCGACCCGATGACCGGTGTGCGCCGCAGGACAACCCGCGCAGACTTCTTGCAGCGTTTCTGCGGTGGTCGAAAGCCCCTCACTCGCGAAACAGGTCGTCGGCATGCCGGATGGAAAGGAAGCCTTTTGACGCATCGAGAGCGCAGAGCCTTCCAAGTTTTTTGGATTGACAAAAACGCTGGCCGCCTCTTCTTAACTTTATGGCGCCTGTACATCCAACATGTCAGGCCCGTGGTCCCGCAAGTTCCTTGGGCCTTTCTAACAAAAGATGGTCAGCCTCTCGGTGTTGAGGGCTTCGCTGACTCCTTTCAAGCGGCAGTGCGCCGTATTGGGTTGACGCCAGGCAAGTGGGCGGGCACCACCACCCATGGGCTACGCCACCGATATGGCCAATGGCTGAACGACCTTGGACTGGGTGACAAGGAAGGTCAAGTGGCGATGCACCATGTGAATGCACGAAGCCAGGACGTCTATCGGCAAAGAGGAGTCTCTGGCGTGGCAGCTGCGATCGGAAACCTGTCTATCACCTCTCTGCCTCACTTTACGGAAACCGCATGA
- a CDS encoding integrase family protein, giving the protein MNLVCQLDRYTAIVSELTGRTIYVNNAPDQYLVSPDVACERVAEIAEAWSASVDGARPETRPTPGLRKAVRVLANCRRREEIAEALQTILITEFESKRDTTAVGGYQRFLVPLLLQLWSCGAVAWPVKQQRPFLNPSLKLSSPGFAEQPLCYLSRIGAYLNRGGTDDAANFRFIVDHILARAGIAEIGDITPSTFYLTEDRSRLSKMRSTGIQAVLSVLREDHHDHAIGWTPEDFGFFKAKMGHLARDDNFAWLVAKDAAMSEWAQLAIAHLENTPANFRKRKSSLNSFLQHYLEHPELPRNPVEYFDIRRRPTALFDASGNKGRQTMSVLHEFLNEVLFKVCAQSDDNELPILMPGFGNPLPKPSYRNVNIGETHREAMPTRLISLAAHILTENDFAWAREAGRIKDVFRWLNPETGSFETVWSPVRAYAILIKLLLPARTYQVRMLDSGEGDTLRYEGNGQWEMNSGTHRPTTNSKLVDRGVFRRYKRKDGGDGAVFYFNTNKTADIESVVKGYVMPWEKKDALQLLLTLRNWQEKYNPLRAPTAWSDIVELKKVKHADDLARMGANFFLFRDPANKTRPDLPVTDVRIRNLWLKLMDEMERRLNQAGETLSNGDPIKLVLTRDPNGQPISATFDLHSLRVSIITAMYEEGIPPEYLMKIVGHATVLMTLYYTKISAETLSLRMDEALLERQRKSQVEMAGFIKRASRQELEQAVAVGHPTALDAAVSGTGVGMLVMDHGICAVSAKRCHEGLAITDPATGVTRYHAVPGGATNCSRCRFFITGPAFLFGLEAHVNDLSYRLKKASYAFEKAQERFDALADAHAASLGQGMPFHRQRDLEIAETAFESSTAEVDGIALSLQAAYALTEQCIRIAGKTKGDGLALVAAGGTGQVEAVLSEGHEFEQLNRICMSATLFDGLNISWQQPNLERARLFDRMLRNSGYAPRFSLLDDEQALQSANAMSQFLYARLEANAVHALVDGRTTLQAVGLDKAFVTQLEQLLPKALECAHYILEQT; this is encoded by the coding sequence ATGAACCTTGTTTGCCAGCTCGATCGATACACCGCCATTGTGAGCGAGCTAACCGGGCGCACCATCTATGTCAATAATGCTCCGGACCAGTATCTCGTCTCACCGGACGTAGCATGCGAGAGGGTAGCTGAGATAGCGGAAGCGTGGTCGGCCAGTGTCGATGGGGCGCGTCCCGAAACGAGGCCGACGCCTGGACTGCGCAAAGCCGTGCGCGTCTTGGCCAATTGCCGCCGCCGCGAGGAAATCGCGGAAGCACTGCAGACTATTCTGATCACCGAGTTCGAATCAAAGCGTGATACCACTGCCGTGGGCGGTTACCAACGCTTCTTGGTGCCGCTTCTGTTGCAGCTTTGGTCCTGTGGTGCCGTCGCCTGGCCTGTAAAGCAGCAACGTCCCTTCCTAAACCCGTCCTTAAAGCTGAGTAGTCCCGGATTCGCGGAGCAGCCACTGTGCTACTTGTCGCGGATCGGCGCATATCTTAACCGCGGCGGCACGGATGACGCGGCGAATTTTCGCTTCATCGTGGACCACATTCTTGCCCGAGCCGGGATAGCTGAAATCGGCGACATTACACCTAGCACCTTCTATCTGACCGAAGATCGCTCCCGCCTGAGCAAAATGAGGTCGACGGGAATTCAGGCTGTTCTCAGTGTTCTGCGCGAGGACCACCATGACCATGCCATCGGCTGGACGCCGGAAGATTTTGGCTTCTTCAAGGCCAAGATGGGTCACTTAGCACGAGATGACAATTTCGCGTGGCTTGTAGCGAAGGACGCAGCTATGAGCGAATGGGCGCAGTTGGCCATCGCTCACTTGGAGAACACCCCTGCAAACTTCCGCAAACGCAAATCTTCCCTGAATAGCTTTTTGCAGCATTATCTGGAACATCCTGAGTTGCCACGCAACCCAGTGGAGTACTTCGATATCCGTCGGCGTCCGACTGCCTTGTTTGACGCCTCTGGAAATAAGGGTCGGCAAACCATGTCGGTTCTCCATGAGTTCCTGAACGAAGTGCTCTTCAAGGTTTGCGCCCAATCGGATGACAATGAATTACCCATTCTGATGCCCGGCTTCGGCAATCCCCTGCCTAAGCCAAGCTACAGAAACGTGAACATTGGTGAAACTCATCGCGAAGCCATGCCAACGAGGCTCATTAGCCTGGCAGCTCACATCCTGACTGAAAACGACTTCGCCTGGGCAAGAGAGGCGGGACGGATCAAGGATGTCTTCCGCTGGCTAAACCCAGAGACAGGGAGCTTCGAGACTGTGTGGAGTCCTGTCCGAGCTTACGCAATACTGATCAAGCTGCTACTGCCGGCTCGGACATATCAAGTCCGCATGCTCGACAGTGGCGAAGGAGATACCCTCCGTTACGAGGGTAACGGTCAATGGGAGATGAACTCGGGAACCCATCGGCCGACGACTAACAGTAAGCTCGTCGATCGCGGTGTCTTTCGTCGCTACAAGCGCAAGGATGGCGGCGACGGGGCTGTGTTCTATTTCAATACCAACAAGACTGCCGATATCGAAAGCGTCGTCAAGGGCTATGTCATGCCTTGGGAGAAGAAAGACGCCTTGCAATTGTTGCTAACGCTACGGAACTGGCAAGAGAAGTACAACCCGCTCCGCGCGCCTACCGCATGGTCCGATATCGTCGAGCTCAAGAAAGTTAAGCACGCTGACGACTTGGCGAGGATGGGAGCGAACTTCTTCCTCTTTCGGGACCCAGCCAACAAGACGCGCCCTGACCTACCGGTAACCGACGTGCGGATACGAAATCTGTGGCTAAAGCTCATGGACGAGATGGAACGACGGCTGAACCAAGCAGGTGAGACCTTGAGCAATGGCGATCCAATTAAGCTAGTCCTGACCCGAGACCCTAACGGGCAGCCGATATCCGCCACGTTCGATCTCCATAGCCTAAGGGTGTCGATTATCACTGCCATGTACGAAGAAGGCATTCCTCCGGAATACCTGATGAAGATTGTCGGCCACGCCACGGTACTGATGACCCTCTACTACACTAAGATCAGTGCGGAGACGCTGAGCTTAAGAATGGATGAGGCTCTGCTAGAGCGGCAACGCAAATCCCAAGTAGAAATGGCAGGATTCATCAAGCGAGCCAGTCGACAAGAACTGGAGCAGGCGGTGGCAGTCGGACACCCTACGGCCCTAGACGCAGCAGTCAGTGGGACAGGGGTAGGAATGTTAGTGATGGACCACGGTATCTGCGCTGTCTCCGCCAAGCGCTGCCATGAGGGGCTCGCGATAACAGACCCGGCGACCGGTGTCACTCGATACCACGCCGTACCCGGTGGCGCCACCAACTGCTCTCGCTGCAGGTTTTTTATCACCGGTCCAGCGTTCCTTTTCGGACTAGAGGCACATGTCAACGACCTCTCCTATCGACTGAAGAAAGCCTCCTACGCGTTCGAGAAAGCTCAGGAACGCTTCGACGCCCTAGCGGACGCCCATGCCGCATCCTTGGGACAAGGTATGCCCTTTCATCGGCAGCGGGATCTAGAGATTGCCGAAACGGCTTTCGAATCGTCCACTGCCGAGGTGGATGGCATTGCACTGAGCTTGCAAGCCGCCTACGCGCTCACAGAGCAATGCATTCGGATTGCCGGCAAGACCAAAGGCGACGGACTAGCGCTAGTCGCCGCAGGCGGCACCGGGCAGGTGGAGGCCGTGCTGTCCGAGGGGCACGAATTTGAGCAGCTTAACCGTATATGTATGAGCGCGACACTGTTCGACGGGCTCAACATAAGCTGGCAGCAGCCGAACCTTGAACGCGCACGCCTATTTGACCGGATGCTTCGCAATTCGGGCTATGCGCCGCGGTTCTCGCTGCTCGATGACGAACAGGCCCTGCAATCGGCGAACGCAATGTCCCAGTTTCTTTACGCCAGGCTGGAGGCTAACGCAGTACATGCGTTGGTGGACGGACGCACGACCTTGCAGGCAGTGGGGCTAGACAAGGCCTTTGTCACCCAGTTGGAGCAACTTCTACCCAAGGCCTTAGAGTGCGCCCATTACATTCTGGAGCAGACATGA
- the gmtX gene encoding gamma-mobile-trio protein GmtX, with translation MTRQQATTAPDVLKDARRLYLTYRSAATKQSKMENLDKVWEVLNAIQVEGCRDYSLAEVGRRLERIGGPKTQSLRNTQGSHYREIISAYANALSGATRYVAKTKSNVDQALDLVTDPSIRAVIRVALDEAKRLKVVNDNLHAAFKTLRVGASLLSSPVAEAPSSLPASIVAEEVLDLRLKAALSKGIDRSRLAQQGLRIGEDGSIENDYGDKLFPPAFATAIQSVLRSGNGRTAFDD, from the coding sequence ATGACCAGGCAACAAGCCACTACGGCTCCCGACGTTCTCAAAGACGCCCGGCGGCTTTACCTTACATACCGTAGTGCGGCGACTAAGCAATCCAAGATGGAGAACCTAGACAAGGTGTGGGAGGTTCTAAACGCCATCCAAGTTGAAGGGTGCCGAGACTATTCCCTCGCAGAGGTCGGCCGCCGCTTGGAAAGGATTGGCGGGCCAAAGACTCAAAGCCTCCGGAATACTCAGGGTTCTCACTACCGGGAAATCATTTCTGCGTATGCCAACGCCCTCAGCGGCGCGACTCGGTATGTCGCCAAGACCAAATCCAACGTCGATCAGGCGTTGGACTTGGTAACCGACCCAAGCATTCGGGCAGTCATCCGAGTTGCGCTCGATGAAGCAAAGCGGTTAAAGGTGGTCAACGACAACCTACACGCCGCATTCAAGACACTGCGCGTCGGAGCCTCGCTTCTGTCATCGCCCGTGGCAGAAGCGCCGTCATCGCTCCCGGCGTCCATCGTGGCCGAAGAAGTGCTGGATCTCCGGCTGAAAGCAGCGCTCAGCAAGGGCATTGATCGTTCTCGACTGGCTCAACAGGGACTGCGCATCGGAGAAGATGGCAGCATCGAGAATGACTATGGCGACAAGCTTTTCCCGCCAGCCTTCGCCACCGCTATCCAGTCTGTTCTGCGCTCTGGAAACGGCCGAACCGCATTTGACGACTAG
- a CDS encoding MarR family transcriptional regulator, whose product MDSDERIAHLVKNAYRGLSSALQARLRAHDVMYGQWTFLRILWQTDGITQRQLSARAGVREPTTFSAVQSMEKLGYVTRQKMPDNRKQVRVFLTPKGASLRALLIPAAEEVNDIALIGIPATNVAITRETLLAINENLARAGASAQNDAQGNDRTL is encoded by the coding sequence ATGGATAGTGACGAACGCATCGCACATCTGGTCAAGAATGCATATCGTGGGTTATCGAGTGCGCTGCAAGCGCGCCTGCGGGCGCACGATGTGATGTACGGTCAGTGGACGTTCCTGCGCATCCTGTGGCAGACGGATGGCATCACGCAGCGGCAACTGAGCGCTCGGGCAGGCGTCAGGGAGCCTACGACTTTCTCGGCAGTGCAGTCGATGGAGAAGTTGGGCTACGTCACGCGACAAAAAATGCCGGACAACCGCAAGCAGGTCCGGGTGTTCCTCACGCCGAAAGGCGCATCTTTGCGCGCGTTGCTGATTCCGGCTGCTGAGGAAGTCAACGATATCGCGCTCATTGGCATTCCGGCGACGAATGTTGCGATCACGCGTGAAACGCTGCTCGCGATCAACGAAAACCTCGCGCGCGCCGGGGCATCGGCGCAGAACGATGCGCAAGGCAATGACCGTACTCTGTAG
- a CDS encoding MFS transporter, whose product MHQATTHQDGLTGNRLYLGIIAISLATALGMLGSVTANVALPTITKALHTSPSDSVWIVNAYQLSVLMALLPLSSLGDRVGYARIYTWGLAIFTCSSLMCAMSRSLDEIIVARVFQGFGAAGITSVNTALIKTIYPSRLLGQGVGISASIVSISTAAGPTIAAAILSVAPWPWLFAINVPLGIIAFLVSLMALPRLPISKAPYDYGSALLNAATFGLLVLGVDRLGHSNGISASAVLQLVASAFCAWLLVRRERGRSHPLLPVDLLLKPAFLLAVLTSICSFSAQMLAFVSLPFMLQDALGRSAMATGALMTPWPLAIVIVAPLAGTLSNRYEAGLLGGVGLAILALGLALLALMPAHPTSFDIGWRMAVCGVGFGLFQTPNNRAILAAAPTGRTGNASGMIGTSRTLGQTLGALLTALILMVAPDHAGPVALTTGAIFAGAAAALSLTRMCRRGA is encoded by the coding sequence ATGCATCAGGCCACGACACATCAGGACGGATTGACCGGAAACCGGCTTTACCTTGGCATAATTGCAATCTCGCTCGCTACTGCACTTGGCATGCTTGGCAGCGTGACTGCAAATGTAGCATTGCCAACTATCACGAAAGCGCTGCACACCAGCCCTTCGGATTCGGTGTGGATCGTCAACGCTTACCAACTTTCGGTCCTCATGGCGCTGCTGCCGCTGTCGTCACTCGGTGACCGTGTAGGCTATGCGCGCATCTATACGTGGGGTCTCGCGATCTTTACGTGCTCATCGCTGATGTGCGCAATGTCGCGCTCACTTGATGAGATCATTGTCGCGCGCGTCTTTCAAGGGTTTGGTGCGGCCGGCATCACCAGTGTGAATACCGCGCTCATCAAGACGATTTATCCGTCGCGGCTGCTCGGCCAGGGTGTAGGCATCAGCGCCTCGATTGTTTCGATTTCTACCGCTGCCGGTCCGACGATTGCTGCAGCGATTCTCTCTGTTGCGCCGTGGCCGTGGCTGTTCGCAATCAACGTGCCGCTTGGAATTATCGCATTCCTCGTCAGCTTAATGGCGCTGCCCCGCCTGCCTATCTCTAAAGCGCCCTACGACTACGGCAGTGCGCTGCTGAATGCGGCAACGTTCGGCCTGCTCGTGCTAGGTGTGGATCGACTAGGTCATAGCAACGGCATCAGCGCAAGCGCCGTGCTCCAGTTGGTAGCGTCCGCATTTTGCGCATGGCTGCTTGTGCGTCGCGAGCGGGGGCGCTCACACCCCCTGCTTCCTGTCGACCTGCTGCTTAAGCCCGCATTTCTTTTGGCCGTCCTCACTTCCATTTGCTCATTTAGCGCGCAGATGCTTGCGTTCGTGTCTCTGCCCTTTATGCTACAGGACGCACTCGGGCGCAGTGCGATGGCAACCGGCGCGCTCATGACACCGTGGCCGCTCGCCATTGTTATCGTGGCACCTTTGGCTGGCACGCTGTCGAATCGCTACGAGGCGGGTTTGCTCGGGGGTGTCGGACTTGCGATTCTCGCGCTCGGCTTGGCGTTGCTTGCATTGATGCCCGCGCACCCCACATCGTTCGATATCGGCTGGCGGATGGCCGTGTGTGGCGTAGGCTTCGGACTCTTTCAGACGCCGAACAATCGGGCAATTCTCGCAGCCGCGCCGACGGGCCGCACGGGTAATGCAAGCGGTATGATCGGCACGTCGCGCACCCTCGGGCAGACACTTGGCGCGCTGCTGACTGCGCTTATTCTGATGGTTGCTCCGGATCATGCTGGGCCTGTCGCGCTGACGACTGGCGCGATCTTCGCTGGGGCTGCCGCGGCGCTGAGTCTCACACGCATGTGCAGGCGCGGCGCTTGA